From Salvia miltiorrhiza cultivar Shanhuang (shh) unplaced genomic scaffold, IMPLAD_Smil_shh original_scaffold_269, whole genome shotgun sequence, the proteins below share one genomic window:
- the LOC131003784 gene encoding endoglucanase 6-like, with protein sequence MEKSVGLCFSMAPLFLLVGFLAPLALAGHNYGDALSKSILFFEAQRSGYLPGNQRVRWRGNSGLNDGKTSGVDLVGGYYDAGDNVKFGLPMAFTITMMSWSILEYGKQMAASGELGHAIDAVKWGTDYLIKAHPQPDVLYGEVGDGNTDHYCWQRPEDMTTSRAAYRIDPSRPGSDLAGETAAAMAAASMVFRRYNSAYSAELLKHAYQLFDFADKYRGKYDSSITIAQKYYRSVSGYADELLWGAAWMYKATNNAYYLNYLGKNGDALGGTGWAMTEFGWDVKYAGVQALVAKFLMAGKGGRYTPVFEKYQEKAEFFMCSCLGKGNRNAQRTPGGLIFRQRWNNMQFVTSASFLMTVYSDYLTSAGKSLRCASGNVSPSQLLSFAQSQVDYILGDNPRATSYMVGYGNNYPRQVHHRASSIVSYKVDPTFVTCRGGYATWFSRKGSDPNLLTGAIVGGPDAYDNFADQRDNYEQTEPATYNNAPLLGILARLHAGHSGYNQLLPVELPALKPIAAHPIPATKPVVKPAPVSSTSLIAVTQKVTASWVAKGKTYYRYSTTVTNKSSKNLKNLKLYISKLYGPVWGLTKSGDSYSFPSWVNTLAAGKSIEFVYIHSASQAVVSVSSYTLV encoded by the exons ATGGAGAAATCTGTGGGGCTCTGTTTTTCAATGGCTCCCCTGTTTTTGCTGGTTGGTTTTCTGGCGCCGCTGGCATTGGCCGGCCACAACTACGGCGACGCTCTAAGCAAGAGCATTCTCTTCTTCGAGGCGCAGAGATCTGGTTACTTGCCCGGCAACCAAAGAGTGCGGTGGAGGGGTAATTCCGGCCTAAATGATGGAAAAACTAGCGGG GTGGATTTGGTTGGAGGATACTACGATGCAGGAGACAACGTGAAATTCGGGCTgccgatggcgttcaccattaCTATGATGTCGTGGAGCATCCTTGAATACGGGAAGCAAATGGCTGCCAGTGGTGAGCTAGGGCACGCCATTGATGCTGTTAAGTGGGGCACTGATTACCTCATCAAAGCCCACCCCCAACCTGATGTCCTCTATGGCGAG GTGGGAGATGGAAACACCGACCACTACTGCTGGCAGAGGCCGGAAGACATGACGACGTCGCGAGCTGCTTACAGAATCGACCCGAGCCGCCCGGGATCGGACCTCGCCGGAGAGACCGCCGCCGCGATGGCCGCCGCTTCGATGGTGTTCCGCCGCTACAACTCCGCATACTCGGCGGAGCTGCTCAAACATGCGTACCAG CTCTTCGATTTCGCGGACAAATACAGGGGCAAATATGACAGTAGCATCACAATCGCGCAGAAGTACTACCGATCTGTCAGTGGATACGCG GATGAATTGTTGTGGGGAGCTGCATGGATGTACAAGGCAACAAACAATGCGTACTACTTGAATTACCTTGGGAAGAACGGTGATGCCCTCGGCGGAACTGGGTGGGCCATGACTGAATTCGGCTGGGATGTTAAGTACGCTGGTGTACAAGCCCTTGTTGCCAAG TTCTTAATGGCAGGGAAAGGTGGGAGATACACTCCTGTGTTTGAGAAGTACCAAGAGAAGGCGGAGTTCTTCATGTGTTCGTGTTTGGGCAAGGGCAACCGCAATGCTCAAAGGACTCCGGGAGGGCTCATTTTCAGGCAGAGATGGAACAATATGCAGTTTGTGACGAGTGCTTCATTTCTCATGACTGTCTACTCCGATTACCTAACATCTGCTGGCAAGTCCCTTAGGTGTGCAAGTGGCAACGTCTCGCCTTCTCAGCTTCTCTCCTTTGCTCAATCTCAG GTGGACTACATTCTCGGTGACAACCCACGAGCCACAAGCTACATGGTTGGATATGGTAACAACTACCCGAGACAAGTGCACCACAGGGCTTCATCTATTGTGTCGTACAAGGTGGATCCTACATTCGTTACCTGCAGGGGAGGGTACGCCACCTGGTTTAGCAGGAAGGGGAGCGATCCCAATCTTCTCACTGGCGCCATTGTTGGAGGCCCTGATGCTTATGACAATTTTGCTGATCAGAGAGACAACTATGAGCAAACCGAGCCTGCAACTTACAACAATGCTCCACTCCTCGGCATTCTGGCCAGGCTTCATGCCGGTCACAGCGGCTACAACCAACTCCTTCCTG TGGAGCTTCCTGCTCTTAAGCCAATTGCTGCTCATCCGATTCCAGCCACGAAGCCTGTGGTGAAACCCGCTCCAG TTTCGTCTACCAGTTTGATTGCCGTTACTCAGAAGGTTACGGCTTCATGGGTTGCCAAGGGAAAAACTTACTACAGATACTCCACAACTGTCACCAACAAGTCTTCCAAGAACTTGAAGAATTTGAAGCTCTACATTTCCAAGCTCTATGGCCCTGTATGGGGTCTCACAAAGTCCGGTGATTCTTACTCGTTCCCGTCTTGGGTGAACACTCTGGCTGCTGGCAAAAGCATCGAGTTTGTGTATATCCACTCGGCTTCCCAAGCAGTGGTCTCAGTATCAAGCTATACTCTTGTTTAA